A genomic segment from Caldilineales bacterium encodes:
- a CDS encoding Hsp20/alpha crystallin family protein, whose protein sequence is MLRRDPLYRDLSREMAAWRGAMDRLFDDTFERPNLWNQPAAWTLPLDVAETAENFVIKASLPGANPDNFEITLADNVLNIKAKIDETKDFEEGQYHLRERRFGSFERSLSLAAPVNADGIVADYADGVLTLNVPKAEEIKPKRIAISARSN, encoded by the coding sequence ATGCTCCGTCGTGACCCCCTTTATCGTGACCTTTCCCGCGAGATGGCCGCCTGGCGCGGGGCCATGGACAGGCTGTTCGATGACACCTTCGAACGCCCCAATCTCTGGAACCAGCCGGCCGCCTGGACTCTGCCGCTGGATGTGGCCGAGACCGCCGAAAACTTCGTGATCAAGGCCTCCCTGCCCGGCGCCAACCCCGACAACTTCGAGATCACCCTTGCCGACAATGTCCTCAACATCAAGGCCAAGATCGACGAGACCAAAGATTTCGAGGAAGGCCAGTATCACCTGCGCGAGCGCCGCTTCGGTAGCTTCGAGCGCAGCCTCTCGCTGGCGGCTCCTGTCAACGCCGATGGCATCGTGGCCGACTATGCGGACGGCGTGCTGACCCTGAATGTGCCCAAGGCTGAGGAAATCAAGCCCAAGCGCATCGCCATCAGCGCTCGCTCCAACTGA
- a CDS encoding DeoR/GlpR family DNA-binding transcription regulator, with amino-acid sequence MLNDMTVPERRHEILNRTNREGRVTVAELSRLFGVSEVTIRQDLQALAEQNLLVRTHGGAIPANRLASELSLALRRQQQALAKERIGVAGAAMIDDGDAVFLDTSSTALAIAMRLRQHRQVTVITNSIAIVQELMASPDLTVVVPGGRLRRETASLIGVDGLEVLAGYNIQKGFFGAHGLSLAEGLTDVSAEEADVKAAMAARCRQVIAVIDATKWGRVGFASFAPLAAVHHIITAADAPAEFVERVRGMGITVVAV; translated from the coding sequence ATGCTGAACGACATGACCGTGCCGGAACGGCGACACGAAATCCTCAACCGCACCAACCGCGAGGGGCGGGTGACGGTGGCGGAGCTGAGCCGGTTGTTTGGCGTCTCGGAAGTGACGATCCGGCAGGATTTGCAGGCGCTGGCCGAGCAGAATCTGCTCGTACGCACGCACGGCGGGGCGATCCCGGCCAATCGGCTGGCGTCCGAGCTTTCGTTGGCGCTGCGTCGGCAACAGCAGGCGCTGGCCAAGGAGCGCATCGGCGTCGCCGGCGCCGCCATGATCGACGATGGCGACGCCGTTTTTCTGGACACCAGCAGCACGGCCCTGGCCATTGCCATGCGCTTGCGCCAGCACCGCCAGGTGACGGTGATCACCAACAGCATTGCCATCGTGCAGGAGTTGATGGCCTCGCCCGATCTGACGGTGGTGGTGCCGGGCGGCCGCCTGCGCCGGGAAACAGCCTCGCTGATCGGCGTCGATGGCCTGGAAGTGCTGGCAGGCTACAACATCCAGAAGGGTTTCTTCGGCGCGCACGGCCTCAGTCTGGCGGAAGGCTTGACCGATGTCAGCGCGGAGGAGGCCGATGTGAAGGCGGCGATGGCGGCGCGCTGCCGGCAGGTGATCGCCGTCATCGATGCGACCAAATGGGGACGCGTTGGCTTTGCCTCCTTCGCCCCCCTTGCCGCCGTCCACCACATCATCACCGCTGCCGACGCGCCGGCGGAGTTCGTGGAACGAGTGCGCGGGATGGGGATCACAGTCGTTGCAGTTTGA
- a CDS encoding glycosyltransferase, producing the protein MISLILTVFDEGAAIRRLLDSLAAQTLPPDEIVVVDGGSTDDTVAQLLAYADRLPLRVLVEPGANISRGRNLAIAAAGGDILALCDAGVRLEPGWLQAITRPLVDDPTVMVVSGWFEADPATAFEVAMGATVLPMADEIDSAAFLPSSRSLAMRKAAWESVGGYPEWLDYCEDLVFDLALRAQYGRFGWAPDAVAHFRPRGSLRAFFRQYYRYSRGDGKADLWRQRHAIRYVTYLAAAPLLVALGGLVHPVFWLAALLSFAAYCARPYRRLFRLWRRPLAAGRLLTPIEKFYTLLLPPVIRVVGDVAKMVGYPVGVWWRRAHRKVE; encoded by the coding sequence ATGATCTCCCTCATCCTCACCGTTTTCGACGAAGGCGCTGCCATCCGGAGGCTGCTGGACAGCCTGGCAGCCCAGACTCTGCCCCCTGATGAGATCGTGGTCGTGGATGGCGGTTCGACCGACGACACGGTGGCGCAGTTGCTGGCCTATGCAGACAGGCTGCCGTTGCGCGTCCTGGTCGAGCCGGGGGCCAACATCTCACGCGGGCGCAACCTGGCCATCGCCGCTGCTGGTGGGGATATTCTGGCGCTGTGCGATGCCGGCGTGCGGCTGGAGCCGGGCTGGCTTCAGGCCATCACCCGGCCGCTGGTGGATGACCCGACCGTGATGGTGGTCTCCGGCTGGTTCGAGGCCGACCCGGCGACGGCGTTCGAGGTGGCGATGGGGGCGACGGTGCTGCCGATGGCCGACGAGATCGACTCGGCCGCCTTCCTGCCCTCCAGCCGCTCCCTGGCCATGCGAAAAGCGGCCTGGGAAAGCGTCGGCGGCTATCCTGAGTGGTTGGACTATTGCGAAGACCTGGTCTTCGACTTGGCGTTGCGGGCGCAGTACGGGCGTTTCGGTTGGGCGCCGGATGCCGTGGCCCATTTCCGGCCGCGCGGGTCGCTACGGGCCTTCTTCCGGCAGTACTATCGCTATAGCCGCGGCGATGGCAAGGCCGATCTCTGGCGCCAGCGACATGCCATCCGTTATGTCACCTATCTGGCGGCGGCGCCGCTGTTGGTCGCGCTGGGCGGGCTGGTTCACCCCGTTTTCTGGCTGGCCGCGCTGCTGAGCTTTGCCGCCTATTGCGCCCGGCCCTACCGCCGCCTGTTCCGGCTCTGGCGGCGCCCCCTGGCTGCGGGCCGCTTGCTGACCCCGATCGAGAAGTTCTACACGCTCTTGCTGCCGCCCGTCATCCGCGTGGTGGGCGATGTGGCGAAGATGGTGGGGTATCCGGTGGGGGTGTGGTGGCGGCGGGCGCATCGCAAGGTTGAATGA
- a CDS encoding 2-oxo acid dehydrogenase subunit E2 — MSEHVFIPKLGQTVEEVTVGQWLVADGSPVRKGQEILNIETDKAVFAVEAPSEGFVHFGPVKEGDVLPVLSVVASIGAAEEAFAGGGAAAALEMPAAAPAVAPTAPPTAPAQAAAPVVGPAFASPRARSLAGRKGVDLGKVAASGPQVPGTEAAARILERDVLDFLDRRPRLTPVARRLAAEAGLDADEMVGSGPGGRVTRRDVEMAARPAQPPLAQPPAPAPAPPIIAPPSPPAPPADVLARIPLKGIRGIIAERMAASVHTTARVTLVMEADATEFVAMRERLKARVSESWGFAPGYNDFLGKIVAVALRQFPTMNARLTADAIEQMAAVNLGMAVDTERGLLVPVIRNADQKSLRQFGQEFRALAERARQGKALPDDLSGGTFTITSLGPFEVDAFTPVINLPEAAILGVGRIAAKAVVREGQIVARQMWTLSLVFDHRLVDGAPAARFLQAIKAMIEEPYLLLAG; from the coding sequence ATGTCAGAACACGTCTTCATCCCCAAACTAGGACAAACCGTCGAAGAAGTCACGGTGGGCCAATGGCTGGTGGCCGATGGCTCGCCGGTGCGCAAGGGTCAGGAGATCCTCAACATCGAAACCGATAAGGCCGTCTTCGCCGTCGAAGCGCCCAGCGAGGGCTTCGTCCATTTCGGCCCGGTCAAAGAAGGCGATGTGCTGCCGGTCCTGAGTGTGGTCGCCAGCATCGGGGCGGCGGAGGAGGCCTTTGCCGGCGGCGGGGCCGCTGCCGCCCTAGAGATGCCAGCCGCGGCGCCGGCCGTAGCGCCAACCGCGCCGCCGACCGCGCCCGCACAAGCCGCCGCCCCGGTGGTAGGGCCGGCCTTCGCCTCGCCGCGGGCGCGCAGCCTGGCCGGACGCAAGGGCGTCGATCTGGGCAAGGTGGCAGCCAGCGGCCCGCAAGTGCCCGGAACCGAGGCGGCCGCCCGCATCCTCGAACGCGACGTGCTCGATTTTCTCGACCGGCGCCCGCGCCTCACCCCCGTCGCCCGCCGGCTGGCCGCAGAAGCCGGGCTGGACGCAGATGAGATGGTGGGGAGCGGGCCGGGCGGCCGCGTCACCCGCCGCGATGTCGAGATGGCCGCCCGCCCTGCACAGCCGCCCCTCGCGCAGCCGCCCGCCCCAGCGCCGGCGCCGCCAATAATTGCCCCGCCGTCCCCGCCGGCTCCACCCGCCGACGTCCTGGCCCGCATCCCGCTGAAAGGCATTCGCGGCATCATCGCCGAGCGCATGGCGGCCAGCGTCCACACCACCGCCCGCGTGACGCTGGTGATGGAGGCCGATGCGACCGAATTCGTGGCCATGCGCGAGCGACTGAAGGCGCGCGTGAGCGAAAGCTGGGGCTTTGCGCCTGGCTACAACGACTTCCTGGGCAAGATCGTGGCCGTGGCCCTGCGCCAGTTCCCTACCATGAACGCCCGCCTGACCGCCGATGCCATCGAACAGATGGCAGCCGTAAACCTGGGCATGGCCGTGGACACCGAGCGCGGGCTGCTGGTGCCGGTCATCCGCAACGCCGACCAAAAAAGCCTGCGCCAGTTCGGGCAGGAGTTCAGGGCGCTGGCCGAGCGCGCCAGACAGGGCAAGGCGCTGCCCGATGACCTTAGCGGCGGCACCTTCACCATCACCAGCCTGGGGCCGTTCGAAGTCGATGCCTTCACCCCGGTCATCAACCTGCCCGAGGCCGCCATCCTGGGCGTGGGCCGCATCGCCGCCAAAGCGGTTGTGCGCGAGGGCCAGATCGTCGCCCGGCAGATGTGGACGCTGAGCCTGGTGTTCGACCACCGCCTGGTGGATGGCGCGCCGGCCGCCCGCTTCTTGCAGGCGATCAAGGCGATGATCGAGGAGCCGTATCTGCTGCTGGCCGGCTGA
- a CDS encoding RNA-binding protein: MEVKLYVGNLSYATTEEEIRELFEQAGSVVSVELIRDRDTNRSKGFAFVAMGSQKEAEQAINQYNGYLLSGRNLTVNVARPREERPRTYGNNRSGGYERRGGGSGGSGGGYNRRGSSGSSGGGGRDRRGGKDWY; the protein is encoded by the coding sequence ATGGAAGTAAAGTTGTACGTTGGCAACCTCTCGTACGCCACCACCGAAGAAGAAATACGGGAGTTGTTCGAGCAGGCCGGCAGCGTGGTGTCGGTCGAGTTGATCCGCGACCGCGATACGAATCGATCGAAAGGTTTTGCCTTCGTAGCAATGGGAAGCCAGAAAGAGGCCGAGCAGGCGATCAATCAGTACAATGGCTATCTGTTGAGCGGGCGCAATCTGACCGTGAATGTCGCCCGCCCGCGCGAAGAGCGCCCCCGCACCTACGGCAACAATCGCTCCGGCGGCTATGAACGGCGCGGCGGCGGCAGCGGCGGCAGCGGCGGCGGTTACAATCGGCGCGGCAGCAGCGGCAGCAGCGGCGGCGGCGGACGCGACCGTCGCGGCGGCAAAGACTGGTACTAA